From one Solanum stenotomum isolate F172 chromosome 12, ASM1918654v1, whole genome shotgun sequence genomic stretch:
- the LOC125846541 gene encoding probable purine permease 10 isoform X2: MARVSMEGAHEKLLHLTFEEAEGTESSENADNSSVQSSKFILWLQIFIFTFFTIGGQAAGTLLGRVYYEQGGQTRWIATLAQTAGFSILLPFICYPSTKNHNEQEPTIHRPSIIVRASVYIFLGLFQVVNSMSFTVGVQYLPASTYSLIAGSQLAFNAITSFLLNGQKITAIILNSIVLLSFSSSAVIFQNETGDSGEISQKSLLIGFAATTFGSLGYALQFTFTELAFQKVFKSSTLKEVMKMSFFIGFFVTIASLTGLFASGNWRNLEKEMGEYRTGKSSYVINLVCSAIAWQLYALGSCGLVFKASSLFSNVVINLGTSIVPIFAMVFMKDRMTGLKVLSLLLGLWGYTSYIYQHYLDDLEAKTSEIKASDDQVDDF; this comes from the exons TTGAAGAAGCAGAGGGAACAGAGTCATCTGAAAATGCAGATAACAGCAGTGTTCAATCAAGTAAATTTATACTATGGCTTCAAATATTTATCTTCACATTTTTTACTATTGGTGGTCAAGCAGCTGGCACTCTGTTGGGTAGAGTATACTATGAACAAGGTGGCCAAACCAGATGGATTGCTACATTGGCACAAACTGCTGGATTCTCTATTCTCCTGCCTTTCATTTGCTATCCTTCAACCAAAAATCACAATGAACAAGAACCAACTATTCACCGGCCTTCTATAATTGTTCGCGCTTCAGTTTACATCTTCCTTGGTTTATTTCAAGTAGTAAACTCTATGTCATTTACAGTTGGAGTACAGTACCTTCCTGCCTCGACTTATTCCCTAATTGCTGGTTCTCAATTGGCGTTCAACGCGATCACCTCCTTCCTCCTCAACGGACAAAAAATCACTGCAATTATACTCAACTCCATCGTGCTTCTCTCCTTTTCATCCTCTGCTGTTATTTTCCAGAATGAGACAGGAGATAGCGGAGAAATATCTCAGAAATCTCTGCTAATCGGATTTGCAGCTACTACTTTCGGGTCTCTAG GTTACGCTTTACAGTTCACATTTACAGAACTCGCGTTTCAAAAGGTATTCAAAAGTAGCACGTTAAAAGAAGTGATGAAAATGTCGTTTTTCATAGGTTTTTTCGTGACGATTGCTTCATTAACGGGGCTTTTCGCGAGCGGTAATTGGAGGAATTTGGAGAAGGAAATGGGAGAATACAGAACAGGGAAATCGTCATATGTTATAAACTTAGTTTGTTCTGCTATTGCTTGGCAATTATACGCTCTTGGATCATGTGGATTGGTTTTTAAGGCATCTTCTTTGTTCTCTAATGTGGTCATCAATTTGGGAACTTCAATTGTGCCAATTTTTGCAATGGTGTTCATGAAAGATAGAATGACTGGATTGAAGGTGCTTTCATTGTTATTGGGATTATGGGGATACacatcatatatatatcaacattatCTTGATGATTTAGAGGCCAAAACAAGTGAAATTAAGGCCTCAGATGATCAGGTTGATGATTTTTAG